TCGATGACGTCGTCCATTTTTACGCGAAAAGATGCGATGGTTGTTTTGCGTCCATTGACCAAGATATGCCCATGATTCACTAATTGCCTAGCCTGGCTTCGTGATGTCGCAAACCCTAGTCGATATACAACATTGTCGAGTCGACGTTCAAGAAGACTGAGGAGTTGTTCACCAGTAATGCCCTCTTGACGTTCGGCTGAACGAAAGGTTCCAAGAAATTGCCGTTCCTGCATACCATAGACACGCCGGAGCTTCTGTTTTTCCCTTAACTGCAGACCGTACTCTGTCACCCGTGCACGTCGTGATTGTCCGTGTTGACCTGGCGCATAACTGCGACGTTCGATAGCGCATTTCTCGGTCATGCACCTCGTGCCCTTCAAGAATAACTTCACACCTTCACGTCGACATAAGCGGCAAACTGGCCCTGAATACTTTGCCACACGCTACCTCCCTTCAATAACTGCTACAACCTGAACATTGTTCATTCTCAGGAATCATACTCGTTTCACGATATGGATCAAACTCGTCTGCGCTTGGGAGGCCGGCAACCATTGTGAGGAATAGGCGTCACATCACGTATTAAGGTGACTCGTAACCCAGCTGATTGCAAGGCGCGAACAGCCGACTCACGCCCAGAACCTGGGCCATTCACATAGACATCGACTTGCCTCATACCATGTTCCATAGCTTTTCTTGCTGCGGCTTCTCCTGCCCGCGTCGCCGCAAAGGGCGTGCTTTTCCTTGACCCCTTAAATCCTTGACTCCCTGAACTCGCCCAAGAGACAGCTCCACCAGTCATGTCAGTAATCGTCACGATTGTATTATTAAATGATGCCTGAATATGAACGATCCCTGCCTGGACGACTTTCTTCTCTTTTTTTCTTCCCTTTTTGACGCTCATAAACTATCCCCTTATTTCCATCTGTCAATCGATCAATGACCGGCATGTATTTTCTATTTACGACCCTTCCCTCCAATGGCTGCACGCTTTCCCTTACGGGTCCTCGCGTTGGTCTTACTTCGTTGCCCTCGCACAGGAAGTCCCCTCCTGTGCCGTAACCCTCGGTATGCCCCTGCATCCATGAGTCGCTTGATACTCATGGTGATCTCTTTTCGAAGGTCCCCCTCGACGTTATAGTCTTGATCGATCACTTCACGAAGTTTGACAATATCCTCTTCTTGCAGATCTTTCACACGAGTCTCGCCTGAAACTCCAGTTTTCCTTAATATATCTCGTGCACGGACAGGACCAATGCCATAGATATAGCGCAACCCTATATCAATTCGTTTCCCAACCGGAAGATCTACTCCTGCGATTCTTGCCATACGAACTCCTTTGGTTAGCTCTCCAAGTACTGATGAGCTAACAACACATGTTCATCTTTCCCAACCAACATATATTCCACTGAAACCATCTTCACTAATGCTCAGTTATCATCCCTGACGCTGCTTATGACGAGGATTCGAACACAGAACACGGACTATGCCCTTTCGTCGAATAACCTGACATTTAACACAGATGGGTTTCACTGATGACTTAACTTTCACAGTACCATTCCTTATTTAAATCGATAGGTAATACGGCCCCTCGTAAGATCATAGGGCGAGAGCTCAACCGTTACTTTATCTCCTGGCAAAATACGAATAAAATGCATTCGCATTTTCCCTGAAATATGGGCAAGTATGACATGGCCATTGTCCAATTTAACACGAAACATGGCATTGGGTAAGGTCTCCTGAACTGCCCCTTGAACCTCTATGACATCTTCTTTCGCCACTCGCGTACCTCTGATTCCATCCAGTTATGTTACGGACTTAATGCCAAGACACAGACTCAATTAGCCATGATCCCCTCGGCAAACGTACGAGAGGATACCTTTGTATCATATTCTTAACAGCCATCGTCACTCTATTGTCGTCAAAACTTTGGCTGGACCATCTGGCTGAATGGCAATCGTATGCTCAAAGTGCGCTGAAAGCGACCCGTCTGCCGTCACGGCAGTCCATCCATCATCTAGGACGCGAACAGCCGCTTTACCCATATTCACCATCGGTTCGATAGCTAACACCATCCCCGATTTTAGTCGTGGCCCTTGACCAGGTCGTCCATAGTTCGGGACCTGTGGCTCCTCATGTAACTGGCGGCCAATACCATGCCCGACAAAGTCACGCACGACTGAAAAGCCATGCGCTTCCACGTAAGACTGCACTGCGTGGGAAATATCAGATAGACGATTGCCCACAACAGCTTTTTCAATTCCTCGCTTCAAAGACTCATTGGTCACGGTTAAGAGTTTCTCTATTTCCTCAGGGATGTTCCCCACTGCGATAGTAATAGCACCATCACCATAAAAACCTTCAACGATCGCCCCGAGATCAAGACCTACTATATCACCATCATGCAGTTCTCTATTTCCTGGTATGCCATGGACAACCTGATCGTTCACTGCGACACAGAGTGTTTTAGGGTAACCTCGGTATCCTTTAAAAGCCGGCGTGGCTCCATACCCTCGTATACAATCCTCCGCTATTCGATCCAGCTCAATGGTCGTTATCCCAGGTTTCAGTTCCTGAAGAAGCGTACGCTGTGATTTTGCGACCACGGCCGACGCTGAAGCAATCAATGCAACTTCCTCAGGCGTTTTTAAGACAATCATTCGTTCAGGAATCAGATAATGCCGCCAATAACCGTTCCTGCACCTCGAGCACTGTTCCTGAACCGTCTAACTCATAGAGTTTCTTTTTGTTTCGATAATATTCGATCAGTGGGGCCGTTTGCTCATCATATACCGAAAGCCTCGATTGAATCGTTTCTGGTTTATCATCATTTCGTTGAACCAAACCCGAAGAACAAAAGTCACAAATGTCAGGGGTTTGCGGAGGAATGGACTCCACATGAAAGACTGCCTGACAATTGGGACAACTTCGACGTCCACTCAATCGACGAACGATTTCTTCTCTCTGGAGAACAAAGTACACGACTTTATCGATGGATTGGGTCTTGGCGTCGAGAATTTCTGTCAGCTTATTCGCTTGGGCAACGGTCCGAGGAAACCCATCCAATAAGAATCCCTTCGCGCTTTCAGGCGCCCCAATCTTTTCCTCGATGAGATTAATCACGACTTCATCGGGCACTAAGGCCCCCCGATCCATGTACTGCTTAGCTTGCAGTCCTAATTGCGTTCCGTTCGCGACTCCCTCACGCAAGAGATCTCCGGTCGAAACTTTAGCGAGCCCAAATCGAGTGGCGATTGAATCTGCTTGTGTGCCCTTTCCAACTCCAGGCGGACCGAGAAAAATGACACGCATAAAAGATCAGGTATTTCTTCCTCTCAATGGCCCTTTTGATAAAAAGCCATCATAATTTCTCATTAACATGTGCGACTCTATCTGTTGAGCAGTATCCAACCCCACACCGATGACGATTAAGAGTGATGTCCCACCAAAATAAAACGGCATATTCAATTTATAGATCAAGAGTTCTGGAATGACACAGACAATGGCCAGGTAGATGGCCCCGGCAAACGTGATCCTCGTTAGAACCTTGTAAATGTAATCCGCTGTGCGTTGGCCTGGTCGAATACCTGGAATAAAGCCACCATGTTTTTTCATGTTATCGGCCATATCTACAGGGTTGAGAACGACAGCCGTATAAAAGAAACAAAAGAATAAAATTAACCCCACGTACAACAATGTGTAGAGCAGTGAACCTGGCGCCAACTGAGCACCGATGGATTGCACCCATGGCACTTGAATAAACCCTGCAATCGTAGCAGGGAATGCAATAATTGATGATGCAAAAATAGGAGGAATCACGCCTGCTGTGTTAATTTTTAACGGGATATGCGTACTCTGCCCGCCGTAGATCTTTCGTCCTACCACACGTTTTGCGTATTGAACCGCAATCTTTCTTCTCCCACTTTCCAAAAATACGATGGCCGCCACAACCCCAAGCATCACGACTACAAGCAAGAGTAACAGCGGTAGACTTATCTGACCGATCTGATATAAATCAAAAGTTTGCACGACAGCACTCGGAAGACGTGCAACAATGCCTGCGAAAATAATGAGAGAAATGCCGTTTCCTACACCTCTCTCTGTAATTTGTTCCCCTAGCCACATCAAAAAAGCCGTGCCAGCGGTTAGGGTAATGACGGTCATAAAACGGAACGACCACCCAGGCTCCAAAACGAAGGCCCCTTGATTCATCCCTTCAAGACCAAGCGAAATGCCGAATCCTTGAATCAGGGCAATGCCAATCGTGCCATATCTCGTATATTGAATGATCGCTTTTCGTCCTCGTTCACCTTCCTTTGCAAGTTTGGAGAGATGCGGAACAACAACTGTCAGAAGCTGTAAGATAATCGATGCGCTGATATAGGGCATAATGCCCAGCGCAAAGATAGTTAACCTCGATAGGGCTCCTCCTGAAAAGATATCGAGAAAGCCCATAAGGGCTCCCCCTCTATCTTGCAAGAAATTAAACAGCTCCTCATTATTAATTCCAGGGGTGGGAATATGAGCCCCCATTCTGTAAACTGCCAGCATAGCTAGCGTAAACAGAACTCGGCTTCGCAGCTCTGGAATTTTAAAAATGTTTTGGAGGCTCGTGATGAGCCGTTCAAGCACGGCCGATCACCTTTACTTGCCCACCGGCATTCTCGATTTTTTGTCTAGCCGATTCACTAAATTTATGGGCCTCAACGATCAACGGATGCTCTACCTCACCGTTACCGAGTACTTTAATCAAAGATACTCGACCTTTGAGTAAACCCGCTTTCCGCATCGACTCAGGGGATACTGTCGACCCCTTTTCAAAACCCGCCAGACTCTTGAGGTTCACAATCATGTAGGGAACTCGAAAGATATTCGTGAATCCACGCTTGGGAAGACGACGAGCGAGAGGAGTCTGTCCACCTTCAAATCCCGATTGGTTTTTCAACCCTGACCTTGCGAGCAATCCCTTATGACCTTTTCCTGAAGTTTTGCCTAGGCCTGAACCTGGACCTCGACCTAATCGCTTTCGTTTCTTTTTGGCTCCCGGTTTTGGTGCCAGTTCGTGAAGCTTCATGGGTGAGTCACCTCAACAAGATGCTTCACTTTATCGACCAATCCCTGCACCTGCTTGGTATCGGGTCTTTGAACAACTTGTTGCATTCGACGTAACCCCAAACCTTTCAATATGAGACGAATATTCTTGTTTGAGCCTATCGGGCTTCGCTTTAACTTGATTACA
The genomic region above belongs to Nitrospirales bacterium and contains:
- the map gene encoding type I methionyl aminopeptidase, translating into MIASASAVVAKSQRTLLQELKPGITTIELDRIAEDCIRGYGATPAFKGYRGYPKTLCVAVNDQVVHGIPGNRELHDGDIVGLDLGAIVEGFYGDGAITIAVGNIPEEIEKLLTVTNESLKRGIEKAVVGNRLSDISHAVQSYVEAHGFSVVRDFVGHGIGRQLHEEPQVPNYGRPGQGPRLKSGMVLAIEPMVNMGKAAVRVLDDGWTAVTADGSLSAHFEHTIAIQPDGPAKVLTTIE
- a CDS encoding adenylate kinase, whose protein sequence is MRVIFLGPPGVGKGTQADSIATRFGLAKVSTGDLLREGVANGTQLGLQAKQYMDRGALVPDEVVINLIEEKIGAPESAKGFLLDGFPRTVAQANKLTEILDAKTQSIDKVVYFVLQREEIVRRLSGRRSCPNCQAVFHVESIPPQTPDICDFCSSGLVQRNDDKPETIQSRLSVYDEQTAPLIEYYRNKKKLYELDGSGTVLEVQERLLAALSDS
- the infA gene encoding translation initiation factor IF-1, with translation MAKEDVIEVQGAVQETLPNAMFRVKLDNGHVILAHISGKMRMHFIRILPGDKVTVELSPYDLTRGRITYRFK
- the rpsM gene encoding 30S ribosomal protein S13, which gives rise to MARIAGVDLPVGKRIDIGLRYIYGIGPVRARDILRKTGVSGETRVKDLQEEDIVKLREVIDQDYNVEGDLRKEITMSIKRLMDAGAYRGLRHRRGLPVRGQRSKTNARTRKGKRAAIGGKGRK
- the rplO gene encoding 50S ribosomal protein L15; the encoded protein is MKLHELAPKPGAKKKRKRLGRGPGSGLGKTSGKGHKGLLARSGLKNQSGFEGGQTPLARRLPKRGFTNIFRVPYMIVNLKSLAGFEKGSTVSPESMRKAGLLKGRVSLIKVLGNGEVEHPLIVEAHKFSESARQKIENAGGQVKVIGRA
- the rpsK gene encoding 30S ribosomal protein S11, producing MSVKKGRKKEKKVVQAGIVHIQASFNNTIVTITDMTGGAVSWASSGSQGFKGSRKSTPFAATRAGEAAARKAMEHGMRQVDVYVNGPGSGRESAVRALQSAGLRVTLIRDVTPIPHNGCRPPKRRRV
- the rpmJ gene encoding 50S ribosomal protein L36, with product MKVKSSVKPICVKCQVIRRKGIVRVLCSNPRHKQRQG
- the secY gene encoding preprotein translocase subunit SecY, which encodes MLERLITSLQNIFKIPELRSRVLFTLAMLAVYRMGAHIPTPGINNEELFNFLQDRGGALMGFLDIFSGGALSRLTIFALGIMPYISASIILQLLTVVVPHLSKLAKEGERGRKAIIQYTRYGTIGIALIQGFGISLGLEGMNQGAFVLEPGWSFRFMTVITLTAGTAFLMWLGEQITERGVGNGISLIIFAGIVARLPSAVVQTFDLYQIGQISLPLLLLLVVVMLGVVAAIVFLESGRRKIAVQYAKRVVGRKIYGGQSTHIPLKINTAGVIPPIFASSIIAFPATIAGFIQVPWVQSIGAQLAPGSLLYTLLYVGLILFFCFFYTAVVLNPVDMADNMKKHGGFIPGIRPGQRTADYIYKVLTRITFAGAIYLAIVCVIPELLIYKLNMPFYFGGTSLLIVIGVGLDTAQQIESHMLMRNYDGFLSKGPLRGRNT
- the rpsD gene encoding 30S ribosomal protein S4 is translated as MAKYSGPVCRLCRREGVKLFLKGTRCMTEKCAIERRSYAPGQHGQSRRARVTEYGLQLREKQKLRRVYGMQERQFLGTFRSAERQEGITGEQLLSLLERRLDNVVYRLGFATSRSQARQLVNHGHILVNGRKTTIASFRVKMDDVIEVREKSRKIPTIQAALEAVEGRGVPNWLDLESEVFKGSIRALPSKQDIDVLVNEQVVVELYSR